The following are from one region of the Nicotiana tabacum cultivar K326 chromosome 3, ASM71507v2, whole genome shotgun sequence genome:
- the LOC107809750 gene encoding cation/calcium exchanger 1-like: MDFFPFYFKPRSALSIFFNTSFLFILLLYTLIFNGFSQSQTHVHLSKTKINDCSDLYKLIDSQSKCAYIKSSTSCSGKGYVNYLEFFYCILGWSPVLGHTLLLLWLVLLFYLLGNTAAEYFCPSAEGLSKVMNLSPTIAGTTLLPLGNGANDVISSIISFTRSSSGGVGLNSVLGGAFFVSCVVVGVISIVVSPNHRLTIDKPSFIRDVLFIIFSLSCLLGIIVFGRVNLWIAICFSSIYVIYICVVCAMHFFSEDEAAENVNSTDKEDELDNEIGVALLGCVDEEKSSELCPNEKHTEEINSSIFGTSSSFCKFINCFLGVLDFPLYLPRRLTIPVVSEDKWSKPMAVISATLAPILAAAVSSEGMDSPTSLAIGMTSVLVGLILGNLAFLSTKESSPPKECLLIWLLGGFLMSITWTYVLAQELVSLLVSFGYIIGINPSILGLTVLAWGNSTGDLISNVAMALNGGKDGQQMAISACYAGPLFNTLIGLGVSLVFASWWEYPVSYVLPKDPFLCETLGFLMVGLLWALVILPKRNMQPDISLGVGLLAIYFCFLFLRFAKGF; this comes from the coding sequence ATGgatttttttcctttctatttcAAGCCCAGGTCAGCTCTTTCTATATTTTTCAACACCTCTTTCCTCTTTATACTCTTGCTTTACACTCTCATTTTCAATGGGTTTAGCCAATCCCAAACACACGTCCATTTATCGAAAACTAAAATTAATGACTGCTCTGACTTATACAAACTAATTGATTCACAATCTAAATGTGCCTACATAAAATCAAGCACTTCGTGCTCTGGAAAAGGGTATGTGAATTATCTCGAGTTCTTCTACTGCATCCTAGGTTGGTCTCCAGTACTAGGGCACACTCTCCTGCTTTTAtggcttgttttgttgttttatttgttGGGTAATACAGCAGCTGAGTATTTCTGCCCTTCTGCTGAAGGCTTATCCAAAGTCATGAATCTTTCCCCTACCATAGCTGGAACCACTCTTCTCCCTCTAGGAAATGGTGCTAATGATGTCATCTCTAGTATCATCTCCTTCACTCGATCCAGCAGTGGCGGCGTTGGGCTTAACAGTGTTTTAGGTGGTGCATTTTTCGTGTCTTGTGTCGTTGTGGGAGTCATAAGTATAGTCGTATCGCCAAACCATAGGCTAACCATTGATAAGCCAAGTTTCATTAGAGATGtacttttcatcattttttcactCTCATGTCTCCTTGGGATCATTGTTTTCGGGAGGGTTAATTTGTGGATAGCGATTTGTTTCTCATCTATTTATGTCATTTACATTTGTGTGGTCTGCGCCATGCATTTCTTTAGTGAGGATGAAGCAGCAGAAAATGTGAATTCAACGGACAAAGAAGATGAATTGGATAACGAGATTGGGGTTGCATTGTTAGGGTGTGTTGATGAGGAAAAGTCTTCTGAATTATGTCCTAATGAGAAACACACAGAAGAAATAAATTCCTCTATCTTTGGTACCTCATCATCTTTCTGCAAGTTCATAAATTGTTTTCTTGGTGTTTTGGATTTTCCCCTTTACTTGCCAAGAAGGCTGACCATCCCTGTCGTTAGTGAGGACAAGTGGTCCAAGCCAATGGCTGTAATTTCAGCAACATTGGCACCAATTCTGGCAGCAGCTGTTTCAAGTGAAGGCATGGATTCTCCGACAAGCTTAGCCATTGGCATGACATCAGTTCTAGTAGGGCTTATTCTAGGGAATCTTGCATTTTTGTCTACAAAAGAATCTAGCCCTCCAAAAGAATGCTTGTTGATTTGGCTCCTTGGAGGGTTTCTCATGAGTATTACATGGACATATGTTCTTGCACAGGAATTGGTTTCATTGCTCGTCTCATTTGGATATATAATAGGTATAAACCCTTCAATTTTAGGTCTCACTGTCCTAGCTTGGGGTAACTCAACTGGGGATTTGATATCTAACGTTGCCATGGCACTGAATGGTGGAAAAGATGGGCAACAAATGGCGATTTCGGCTTGTTACGCCGGCCCATTATTCAATACTTTGATTGGTTTGGGGGTCTCCCTTGTGTTTGCATCATGGTGGGAGTATCCAGTTTCTTATGTGCTTCCCAAAGATCCTTTCCTCTGTGAAACTTTGGGATTTCTTATGGTAGGTTTGCTCTGGGCTCTTGTCATTTTGCCTAAGAGAAACATGCAACCGGATATCTCTCTTGGTGTTGGACTTCTGGCGATTTACTTCTGCTTCTTGTTCCTAAGGTTTGCAAAAGGCTTTTAG